The Parasteatoda tepidariorum isolate YZ-2023 chromosome X2, CAS_Ptep_4.0, whole genome shotgun sequence genome includes a region encoding these proteins:
- the LOC122268911 gene encoding uncharacterized protein, which yields MDGYLKRKHVETENEPKRKGLFQEGNFPEYCYPIGEDLFVLASTYNKKSVIHIRRFNRYGDSHNPSGYGITLQPEQYNACFCHGPPTCIFGIADINMALEEIPPANPREKFYVLMNDEGKNLLVDELVHSIPQPWFILYLQKWPRLQARDGNQFQTMERTTEVSR from the exons ATGGACggatatttaaagagaaaacatGTTGAAACTGAA aatgaaCCAAAGAGGAAAGGTTTGTTCCAGGAGGGAAACTTTCCAGAGTATTGCTATCCAATTGGTGAGGACTTATTCGTTTTGGCCAGCACGTATAACAAGAAATCAGTCATTCATATACGAAGATTTAACAGATATGGAGACTCACACAATCCTTCAGGATATGGTATAACTCTACAGCCTGAACAGTATAATGCTTGCTTCTGTCATGGTCCACCGACATGTATCTTCGGCATTGCAGACATCAACATGGCTTTGGAAGAGATCCCTCCAGCTAATCCCCgcgaaaaattttatgtgttgaTGAATGACGAGGGAAAGAATCTACTAGTGGACGAATTGGTTCATTCTATACCTCAGCCTTGGTTCATTCTATACCTCCAGAAGTGGCCGCGTCTACAAGCACGAGACGGAAATCAGTTTCAAACAATGGAGAGAACTACAGAAGTGTCGAGATAA